Proteins encoded by one window of Kribbella flavida DSM 17836:
- a CDS encoding ice-binding family protein — protein MKLSTYAPAAGRLRLSALAVAAAVVVSAGGLLVTGNAARAAAVPVPLGTAESFVVLAGAGITNTGPTVLTGDIGSFPNPSITGTATMTITGTNHAGDNVTQGAKDDLVTAYNVAAGESPPTPITDDLGGKTLKQGVYNSASTMGLTGALTLDAEGDAGAVFVFQVGSSLTTATSSSVVLTNGARSCNVFWQVGSSATIGTATQFRGTVLALTSITMNTGATAVGRMLARNGSVTLDTNTLTKPSCDSVPPTSPPTSPPTSPPTSPPTSPPTSPPTSPPTSPPTSPPTSPPTSPPTTPPTSSPTSPPTTPPTSPPTSPPTSPPTSPPTSPPTIPPTSPPPTTPTSPPIPPSSPRPPQVPQTPEGPVGTGDAAGLAICLIEPPTATWFGWIGDDAR, from the coding sequence ATGAAACTATCCACGTACGCGCCGGCCGCGGGCCGGTTGCGACTGAGTGCACTGGCGGTCGCGGCAGCGGTCGTCGTCTCCGCGGGCGGCCTGCTGGTCACCGGCAACGCGGCGCGAGCGGCGGCCGTACCGGTCCCGTTGGGCACCGCCGAGAGCTTCGTCGTGCTGGCCGGGGCGGGCATCACCAACACGGGTCCGACGGTGCTGACCGGGGACATCGGCAGCTTCCCGAACCCCTCGATCACCGGCACCGCAACGATGACGATCACCGGCACCAACCACGCCGGCGACAACGTCACCCAGGGAGCGAAGGACGACCTGGTCACGGCGTACAACGTCGCCGCCGGGGAGTCGCCGCCGACGCCGATCACCGACGACCTGGGCGGCAAGACCCTGAAGCAGGGCGTCTACAACTCGGCCTCCACGATGGGGCTGACCGGCGCGCTGACGCTGGACGCGGAGGGCGACGCGGGAGCGGTCTTCGTGTTCCAGGTGGGATCCAGCCTCACCACGGCGACCAGCAGCAGCGTCGTGCTGACCAACGGCGCCCGGTCCTGCAACGTGTTCTGGCAGGTGGGCAGCTCGGCGACGATCGGTACGGCGACCCAGTTCCGCGGGACCGTGCTGGCGCTGACGTCCATCACGATGAACACCGGCGCCACCGCCGTCGGCCGGATGCTGGCGCGCAACGGGTCCGTGACGCTGGACACCAACACCCTCACCAAACCGTCCTGCGACTCCGTCCCGCCCACGTCCCCGCCGACCTCACCTCCCACGTCCCCGCCGACTTCCCCGCCCACTTCCCCGCCCACCTCCCCGCCGACCTCGCCGCCAACTTCCCCGCCCACCTCACCCCCGACCTCGCCGCCGACTTCCCCGCCCACCACACCCCCGACTTCCTCGCCGACTTCGCCGCCCACCACACCTCCGACCTCACCGCCCACATCTCCGCCGACGTCCCCGCCCACATCTCCGCCCACGTCGCCTCCCACGATCCCGCCGACGTCACCGCCGCCCACCACACCGACCTCGCCGCCGATCCCACCGTCCTCCCCCCGGCCGCCACAGGTACCGCAGACCCCCGAGGGCCCGGTGGGAACAGGTGACGCCGCCGGCCTGGCGATCTGCCTCATCGAACCCCCGACAGCCACCTGGTTCGGCTGGATCGGAGACGACGCCCGATGA
- the rpsO gene encoding 30S ribosomal protein S15 — translation MSSANPEAKKKIIGEYALTEGDTGSPEVQVALLTHRIADLTEHLKEHKHDHHSRRGLLLLVGQRRRLLNYLAKKDINRYRSLIERLGLRR, via the coding sequence GTGTCGTCAGCCAATCCTGAGGCGAAGAAGAAGATCATCGGCGAGTACGCCCTGACCGAGGGCGACACCGGTTCCCCCGAGGTCCAGGTCGCACTGCTCACGCACCGCATCGCGGACCTGACCGAGCACCTGAAGGAGCACAAGCACGACCACCACAGCCGTCGTGGTCTGCTGCTGCTGGTCGGTCAGCGTCGCCGCCTGCTGAACTACCTGGCCAAGAAGGACATCAACCGCTACCGGTCCCTGATCGAGCGGCTCGGCCTGCGCCGATGA
- a CDS encoding NAD-dependent protein deacetylase — MRSRPTLSWTPGPEVLALAPGTTDLRPVADVVAAGGVVVLSGAGISTESGIPDYRGASGSLRTHTPMTYGDFVGSEAGRRRYWARSHLGWRTIARADPNAGHRAVATLQARGYLTAVITQNVDGLHQSAGARDVIELHGNLDRVICLDCHETSPREDLDRRLRAANPAFEGRALRINPDGDVELPDEAVEGFRLVPCRRCGSPLLKPDVVFFGENVPKPRVERCYRLIDEAEAMLVLGSSLTVMSGFRFVRYAAKAGKPVLIINQGITRGDPHATHRVNLPLGHALTTLTSALA, encoded by the coding sequence GTGCGTTCCCGTCCCACGTTGAGCTGGACCCCTGGTCCTGAGGTGCTGGCGCTTGCGCCTGGTACGACGGATCTGCGGCCGGTGGCCGACGTGGTCGCGGCCGGGGGAGTCGTGGTGCTGTCGGGCGCGGGCATCTCGACCGAGTCCGGCATCCCGGACTACCGCGGGGCGTCGGGCAGTCTGCGGACCCACACCCCGATGACGTACGGCGACTTCGTCGGCAGCGAGGCCGGGCGGCGACGCTACTGGGCGCGCAGCCACCTCGGCTGGCGGACGATCGCCCGGGCCGATCCCAACGCCGGGCACCGGGCCGTCGCGACGCTGCAGGCGCGCGGCTACCTGACCGCCGTGATCACGCAGAACGTCGACGGTCTGCACCAGTCCGCCGGCGCGCGCGACGTGATCGAGCTGCACGGGAACCTCGACCGGGTGATCTGCCTGGACTGCCACGAGACGAGTCCCCGCGAGGATCTCGACCGGCGGCTGCGCGCCGCCAACCCGGCGTTCGAGGGGCGGGCCCTGCGGATCAACCCGGACGGCGACGTGGAGCTGCCGGACGAGGCGGTCGAGGGGTTCCGGCTGGTTCCGTGCCGCAGGTGCGGGTCGCCGTTGCTGAAGCCGGATGTGGTGTTCTTCGGCGAGAACGTCCCGAAACCGCGCGTCGAACGCTGCTACCGCCTGATCGACGAGGCGGAGGCGATGCTGGTGCTGGGATCGTCGTTGACCGTGATGTCGGGTTTCCGCTTCGTCCGGTACGCCGCGAAGGCCGGGAAACCGGTCCTGATCATCAACCAGGGCATCACCCGCGGCGATCCCCACGCCACCCACCGAGTCAACCTCCCCCTGGGCCACGCCCTCACCACCCTCACCTCGGCGCTGGCCTGA
- a CDS encoding polyribonucleotide nucleotidyltransferase: MEGADYAEAVIDNGSFGTRTIRFETGRLAQQAAGSAAAYLDGDTMVLSATTASKKPKDQFDFFPLTVDVEERMYAAGRIPGSFFRREGRPSEEAILTCRLIDRPLRPSFVSGLRNEIQVVITVLALNPDKLYDVLAINAASMSTQIAGLPFSGPIGATRVALIDKQWVAFPTHSELEDAVFDMVVAGRVTDSGDVAIMMVEAESTPGTFDAVAAGKQAPTEEIVAEGLEAAKGFIKTLVEAQSALAAKASKPTGEFPIFPDYADDAFAAVQAAATEELTQALTITGKQEREEATEAVKAAVVDKLAADFEGREKELSAAFRSLTKKLVRQRVLRDKVRMDGRGLADIRPLKAQVKVLPRVHGSALFERGETQILGVTTLNMLRMEQQLDTLSPETRKRYMHNYNFPPYSTGETGRVGSPKRREIGHGALAERALVPVLPSREDFPYALRQVSEALGSNGSTSMGSVCASTLSLLSAGVPLKAPVAGIAMGLISGEVDGKTEYVALTDILGAEDAFGDMDFKVAGTKDFVTALQLDTKLDGIPASVLAGALTQAKEARLTILDVMAKAIDAPGEMSEFAPRVISVKVPVDKIGEVIGPKGKMINQITEDTGADISIEDDGTVYIGATDGPSAEAARAAINAIANPTMPEKGERYLGTVVKTTNFGAFISLLPGKDGLLHISKLRGLAGGKRVEAVEDILSVGQKLQVEIAEIDDRGKLSLIPVVEGEDGGSDKADESEAAPAE; this comes from the coding sequence ATGGAGGGCGCAGACTACGCCGAAGCCGTGATCGACAACGGCAGCTTCGGCACCCGCACCATTCGCTTCGAGACGGGCCGGCTGGCCCAGCAGGCCGCCGGCTCCGCCGCCGCCTACCTCGACGGCGACACGATGGTGCTGTCGGCCACGACGGCCAGCAAGAAGCCCAAGGACCAGTTCGACTTCTTCCCGCTGACGGTGGACGTCGAGGAGCGGATGTACGCCGCGGGCCGGATCCCCGGCTCGTTCTTCCGCCGGGAGGGCCGTCCCTCCGAGGAGGCCATCCTGACCTGCCGGCTGATCGACCGCCCGCTGCGGCCGTCGTTCGTGTCCGGCCTGCGCAACGAGATCCAGGTCGTCATCACGGTCCTGGCGCTCAACCCGGACAAGCTGTACGACGTCCTGGCGATCAACGCCGCGTCGATGTCCACCCAGATCGCCGGGCTGCCGTTCTCGGGCCCGATCGGCGCCACCCGCGTCGCGCTGATCGACAAGCAGTGGGTCGCGTTCCCGACCCACAGCGAGCTCGAGGACGCCGTGTTCGACATGGTGGTCGCGGGCCGGGTCACCGACAGCGGTGACGTCGCGATCATGATGGTCGAGGCCGAGTCCACCCCGGGCACCTTCGACGCGGTCGCGGCCGGCAAGCAGGCCCCGACCGAGGAGATCGTCGCCGAGGGCCTCGAGGCCGCGAAGGGCTTCATCAAGACCCTGGTCGAGGCGCAGTCCGCGCTGGCCGCCAAGGCGTCGAAGCCGACCGGCGAGTTCCCGATCTTCCCGGACTACGCCGACGACGCGTTCGCCGCTGTCCAGGCTGCCGCCACCGAAGAGCTCACGCAGGCGCTGACCATCACCGGCAAGCAGGAGCGCGAGGAAGCCACCGAGGCCGTCAAGGCCGCCGTGGTGGACAAGCTGGCCGCCGACTTCGAGGGCCGCGAGAAGGAGCTGTCTGCGGCGTTCCGGTCGCTGACCAAGAAGCTGGTCCGGCAGCGGGTGCTGCGGGACAAGGTGCGCATGGACGGCCGCGGGCTGGCCGACATCCGGCCGCTCAAGGCGCAGGTCAAGGTGCTGCCGCGGGTGCACGGCTCGGCGCTGTTCGAGCGCGGCGAGACCCAGATCCTCGGGGTCACCACGCTGAACATGCTCCGGATGGAGCAGCAGCTGGACACGCTGTCGCCGGAGACCCGCAAGCGCTACATGCACAACTACAACTTCCCGCCGTACTCGACCGGTGAGACCGGCCGGGTCGGTTCGCCGAAGCGTCGCGAGATCGGTCACGGCGCGCTCGCCGAGCGGGCCCTGGTGCCGGTGCTGCCGTCGCGGGAGGACTTCCCGTACGCGCTGCGTCAGGTGTCCGAGGCGCTCGGCTCGAACGGCTCCACCTCGATGGGTTCGGTCTGCGCCTCGACGCTGTCGCTGCTGTCGGCCGGTGTGCCGCTGAAGGCGCCGGTCGCGGGCATCGCGATGGGCCTGATCTCCGGTGAGGTCGACGGCAAGACCGAGTACGTCGCGCTGACCGACATCCTGGGCGCGGAGGACGCGTTCGGCGACATGGACTTCAAGGTCGCCGGCACCAAGGACTTCGTCACCGCCCTGCAGCTGGACACCAAGCTGGACGGCATCCCGGCCAGCGTGCTCGCCGGCGCGCTGACCCAGGCCAAGGAAGCCCGCCTCACCATCCTGGACGTGATGGCCAAGGCCATCGACGCCCCGGGTGAGATGAGCGAGTTCGCGCCGCGGGTCATCTCGGTGAAGGTGCCGGTCGACAAGATCGGCGAGGTCATCGGCCCCAAGGGCAAGATGATCAACCAGATCACCGAGGACACCGGTGCCGACATCTCGATCGAGGACGACGGCACGGTGTACATCGGCGCCACCGACGGCCCCTCGGCCGAGGCGGCCCGGGCCGCGATCAACGCGATCGCGAACCCGACCATGCCGGAGAAGGGCGAGCGCTACCTGGGCACGGTCGTGAAGACGACCAACTTCGGTGCGTTCATCTCCCTGCTGCCCGGCAAGGACGGCCTGCTGCACATCTCGAAGCTGCGCGGCCTGGCCGGCGGCAAGCGGGTGGAGGCGGTCGAGGACATCCTGTCCGTCGGCCAGAAGCTCCAGGTCGAGATCGCCGAGATCGACGACCGCGGCAAGCTGTCGCTGATCCCGGTCGTCGAGGGTGAGGACGGCGGCAGCGACAAGGCCGACGAGTCCGAGGCCGCGCCCGCCGAGTGA
- a CDS encoding SGNH/GDSL hydrolase family protein, with amino-acid sequence MKIHRVAAAFTALATLGALSLAAPAQAAAPTTVAPAYQKYVALGDSYTSAPLVPLPELLSLGCLRSTSNYPKLLAGLLRVQRFTDVSCGGADTTNMTQPQQTPLGTFPPQFNALTADTDLVTLGIGGNDFGVFGKIVDTCPKLRARDTTGAPCQAHFTVDGVDTLKADIAKTQARITEVAQAIKVKAPKATVVLVGYPKIAPEQGTCPAILPFADGDYRYLYSVEQALNQAVENAAKAAGAQYLDTFGPSTGHDACAPNGQAWIQGKDTNLIRALSYHPRFEGQAAVAALTVKKLTGQPQTITSAEQTRFTRQAHELSRQAGKSGLPDTYRATLNRLRTGAQR; translated from the coding sequence GTGAAGATCCACCGCGTAGCCGCCGCCTTCACCGCGCTGGCCACCCTCGGCGCGCTCTCCCTCGCCGCGCCGGCCCAGGCCGCCGCCCCGACCACCGTCGCCCCGGCGTACCAGAAGTACGTCGCGCTCGGCGACTCCTACACCTCGGCGCCGCTGGTGCCGCTGCCCGAGCTGCTGTCGCTCGGGTGCCTGCGGTCGACCAGCAACTACCCGAAGCTGCTCGCCGGGCTGCTGCGCGTGCAGCGCTTCACCGATGTGAGCTGCGGTGGCGCCGACACCACCAACATGACTCAGCCGCAGCAGACCCCGCTCGGCACGTTCCCGCCGCAGTTCAACGCGCTGACCGCCGACACCGACCTGGTCACGCTCGGGATCGGCGGCAACGACTTCGGAGTGTTCGGCAAGATCGTCGACACCTGCCCGAAGCTGCGCGCCCGGGACACCACCGGCGCCCCGTGCCAGGCGCACTTCACCGTCGACGGGGTGGACACGCTGAAGGCCGACATCGCCAAGACCCAGGCGCGGATCACCGAGGTCGCCCAGGCGATCAAGGTCAAGGCGCCGAAGGCCACCGTCGTACTCGTCGGCTACCCGAAGATCGCGCCGGAGCAGGGCACCTGCCCGGCGATCCTGCCGTTCGCCGACGGCGACTACCGCTACCTGTACTCGGTCGAGCAGGCGCTCAACCAGGCCGTCGAGAACGCGGCGAAGGCGGCGGGCGCGCAGTACCTGGACACCTTCGGCCCGTCCACCGGCCACGACGCCTGCGCCCCGAACGGCCAGGCCTGGATCCAGGGCAAGGACACCAACCTGATCCGCGCGCTCAGCTACCACCCGCGCTTCGAAGGTCAGGCGGCGGTGGCGGCGCTGACCGTCAAGAAGCTCACCGGCCAGCCGCAGACCATCACGTCCGCCGAGCAGACTCGGTTCACCCGCCAGGCCCACGAACTGAGCCGGCAGGCCGGCAAGTCCGGCCTACCTGACACCTACCGGGCCACCCTGAACCGCCTACGGACCGGCGCGCAACGCTGA
- the truB gene encoding tRNA pseudouridine(55) synthase TruB: MTTSEPNVADGIVVVDKPAGLTSHTVVARIRRLAGTRKVGHAGTLDPMATGILVVGLNRATRLLGHLQLADKSYDATVLLGATTTTDDAEGEIQTTASPAALGEVTAEAIEKAVAGFRGRISQVPSKVSAIKVDGRRAYERVRAGEEVALKAREVTVSRYDVLDVRSAAQAIEVDISVDCSSGTYIRALARDLGVELGVGGHLTMLRRTRVGSFDLSAAYTLEELGEDFRWLPIADVAGETFPRYDADAEQATAIRTGRPLAGLKLGAGPTAMFGPDGTFLALYEAHGPLAKPTAVFVG; this comes from the coding sequence ATGACGACGAGTGAGCCGAACGTTGCCGACGGCATCGTCGTCGTCGACAAGCCGGCCGGGCTGACCTCGCACACCGTGGTCGCCCGGATCCGGCGGCTCGCCGGCACCCGCAAGGTCGGGCACGCCGGCACGCTGGACCCGATGGCCACCGGCATCCTGGTGGTCGGGCTGAACCGGGCCACCCGGCTGCTCGGCCACCTCCAGCTGGCCGACAAGTCGTACGACGCGACCGTGCTGCTCGGCGCGACCACGACCACCGACGACGCCGAGGGCGAGATCCAAACGACCGCCTCCCCGGCGGCGCTGGGTGAGGTCACCGCGGAGGCGATCGAGAAGGCCGTCGCCGGGTTCCGTGGGCGGATCTCGCAGGTGCCGTCGAAGGTCTCCGCGATCAAGGTCGACGGGCGGCGCGCGTACGAGCGGGTCCGCGCGGGCGAGGAGGTCGCGCTGAAGGCCCGCGAGGTGACCGTCAGCCGGTACGACGTACTGGACGTGCGCAGTGCGGCGCAGGCGATCGAGGTGGACATCTCGGTCGACTGCTCCAGCGGGACCTACATCCGGGCGCTGGCGCGGGATCTCGGCGTCGAGCTCGGTGTCGGGGGTCACCTGACGATGCTGCGGCGGACCCGGGTGGGGAGCTTCGACCTCTCGGCGGCGTACACGCTGGAGGAGCTCGGCGAGGACTTCCGCTGGCTACCGATCGCCGACGTCGCGGGGGAGACGTTTCCGCGGTACGACGCGGACGCCGAGCAGGCAACGGCGATCAGGACCGGGCGGCCGTTGGCGGGGTTGAAGCTGGGCGCGGGGCCGACGGCGATGTTCGGGCCGGACGGGACGTTCCTGGCGCTGTACGAAGCCCACGGTCCACTCGCCAAGCCGACTGCGGTGTTTGTGGGGTAG
- a CDS encoding PEP/pyruvate-binding domain-containing protein, giving the protein MIISLTDSTIASSGAKAAGLGTLLRAGLPVPDGFVIPTAAYRAVADDLALPTLLAEHGPTAVRQELEARPLPQALISALTTALSELGEGPVAVRSSAADEDSSTASAAGQYDSFLAVVGPAAVAARVRATWASAWSPRAVAYQRTEGSLDRPEIAVVVQRHLDAEVAGVLFTNGREATVEASWGLGESVVQGLVTPDAYTVAADGTITSRLGDKQTRIDRGPAGTVSTPVPRDLRRHPCLTDPQLRKLQQLGHEVAGLFGGAQDIEFAVTGGEIWLLQARPVTAELPAAIPGVTASHPEELQGTPGSRGQATGTARLVHGPQDFHRVRPGDVLVCRYTDPAWTPLFTVIAGVATEQGGRLSHAAIVARERQIPAVLGVPNLMTAVQDGRHLTIDGTTGTVRQNGPSGR; this is encoded by the coding sequence GTGATCATCAGCCTCACGGACTCCACCATCGCGAGCTCCGGAGCCAAAGCGGCCGGCCTGGGAACCCTGCTCCGGGCCGGTCTTCCCGTCCCGGACGGCTTCGTGATCCCCACCGCGGCGTACCGCGCCGTCGCCGACGACCTCGCCCTGCCGACGCTGCTCGCCGAGCACGGCCCGACCGCGGTACGTCAAGAGCTCGAAGCCCGGCCGTTGCCCCAGGCCCTGATCTCCGCACTGACCACCGCGTTGTCCGAACTGGGCGAGGGCCCGGTCGCCGTACGCTCCTCGGCCGCCGACGAGGACTCCTCCACCGCATCCGCCGCCGGTCAGTACGACAGCTTCCTGGCCGTCGTCGGTCCAGCGGCCGTCGCCGCCAGGGTCCGCGCGACCTGGGCCTCAGCCTGGTCCCCGCGCGCCGTCGCGTACCAGCGTACGGAGGGCTCGCTGGATCGGCCGGAGATCGCCGTCGTCGTCCAGCGGCATCTCGACGCCGAGGTCGCCGGCGTGCTGTTCACGAACGGGCGTGAGGCAACGGTCGAGGCTTCCTGGGGGCTCGGCGAGAGCGTGGTGCAAGGCCTGGTGACCCCGGACGCCTACACGGTCGCCGCCGACGGCACGATCACCTCCCGTCTCGGCGACAAGCAGACCCGCATCGACCGCGGGCCGGCCGGAACAGTCAGTACGCCGGTCCCGCGCGACCTTCGGCGGCACCCGTGCCTCACCGATCCTCAACTCCGGAAGCTGCAGCAACTGGGGCACGAGGTCGCCGGTCTGTTCGGCGGTGCCCAGGACATCGAGTTCGCCGTCACAGGCGGCGAGATCTGGCTTCTGCAAGCACGTCCGGTCACCGCCGAGCTTCCAGCGGCCATCCCCGGCGTCACTGCCTCACATCCCGAGGAACTGCAGGGAACGCCCGGAAGCCGAGGCCAGGCGACCGGCACCGCCCGCCTCGTCCACGGCCCACAGGACTTCCACCGCGTCCGTCCCGGCGACGTCCTCGTCTGCCGCTACACCGACCCGGCCTGGACCCCTCTGTTCACCGTCATTGCCGGAGTAGCCACCGAACAAGGCGGCCGCCTCTCCCACGCCGCCATCGTCGCCCGCGAACGCCAGATCCCCGCGGTCCTGGGCGTCCCGAACCTGATGACCGCCGTGCAGGACGGTCGGCACCTCACCATCGACGGCACCACCGGGACCGTCAGGCAGAACGGCCCATCAGGGCGGTGA
- a CDS encoding class F sortase, with protein MPLPTRATGQPTTKAAKPPIRTPQRPTAGTPSPELRPTPSAEPSRPSTPGRTRKQAAPLRRSTPMRVTIPSIGMDSHLMRLGLTADGSLQVPPNAFPAGWFTGAPTPGERGPAVIAGHVRWSGRAGVFARLARLKPGDTVTVTRQDRSTAVFRVNRVQQYAKSRFPSAAVYGDIRHAGLRLITCGGYDPASREYEANLVAFADLIA; from the coding sequence ATGCCCCTACCCACGCGCGCGACCGGCCAGCCCACCACCAAGGCGGCGAAGCCCCCCATCCGGACGCCGCAACGCCCCACCGCCGGCACGCCGAGTCCCGAACTCCGCCCGACGCCGTCCGCCGAACCGTCCCGGCCATCAACTCCCGGCCGGACCCGCAAGCAGGCGGCGCCGCTGCGGAGGTCCACCCCGATGCGGGTCACGATTCCATCGATCGGGATGGACTCCCACCTGATGCGGCTCGGTCTCACCGCGGACGGCTCCCTGCAGGTCCCGCCGAACGCCTTCCCGGCCGGCTGGTTCACCGGCGCCCCGACCCCGGGCGAACGCGGTCCGGCGGTCATCGCCGGCCACGTCCGCTGGTCCGGCCGGGCCGGCGTCTTCGCCCGCCTGGCCCGCCTGAAGCCCGGCGACACGGTCACGGTGACCCGGCAGGACCGCTCGACGGCGGTCTTCCGGGTCAACCGGGTCCAGCAGTACGCGAAGTCCAGGTTCCCGAGCGCCGCGGTGTACGGCGACATCAGGCACGCCGGCTTGCGGCTGATCACGTGCGGTGGCTACGACCCCGCGTCGAGGGAGTACGAAGCGAACCTGGTCGCGTTCGCCGACCTGATCGCCTAG
- a CDS encoding phosphotransferase family protein produces the protein MTNDGEPVAVRPLTLAWVRRQLEGGERIVRVEALHGGITAEMRKLTIGTRDGGSRQLVLRSFVEVEQAEEWLSREADALDLLAGTGVPAPGLVAVDPTGAQCEYPSLLMTHLPGRPVLGDEGLQTRVPALARQLVAIHAVRPAERPREYVALTTADTVVIPEGADRAVWMAAIDVIRKPAPPYEGRFLHRDFQPGNVLLDVRPVGARITGVVDWAAASWGPADLDVAHCSVGLALLHGPAWGLRFAAAYEDAGGVLAASASERLYWQVRDGMAASEEVDLISQPWREAGRTELTTRVVAERLDAYVTALMGRSA, from the coding sequence GTGACCAACGACGGCGAGCCGGTGGCTGTGCGGCCGTTGACGTTGGCTTGGGTGCGGCGGCAGTTGGAGGGCGGCGAGCGGATCGTTCGGGTTGAGGCGCTGCACGGCGGTATCACCGCTGAGATGCGGAAACTGACCATCGGCACGCGGGACGGTGGCAGCCGTCAGCTGGTGCTGCGGAGCTTTGTCGAGGTGGAGCAGGCCGAGGAGTGGCTGAGCAGGGAGGCCGACGCCCTGGATCTGCTCGCGGGAACCGGCGTACCGGCTCCTGGTCTGGTCGCGGTCGACCCGACCGGCGCGCAGTGCGAGTATCCGTCGCTCCTCATGACGCATCTGCCGGGCCGACCGGTGCTCGGTGATGAGGGATTGCAGACCCGCGTCCCTGCGTTGGCCCGTCAGCTCGTCGCGATCCATGCAGTGCGTCCCGCTGAGCGGCCCCGCGAATATGTGGCGTTGACGACCGCCGACACCGTGGTGATCCCCGAGGGCGCCGACCGGGCGGTGTGGATGGCGGCGATCGACGTGATCCGCAAGCCCGCGCCGCCGTACGAAGGGCGATTCCTGCACCGGGACTTCCAGCCGGGCAACGTGTTGCTGGACGTGCGGCCGGTAGGTGCCCGGATCACCGGCGTCGTCGATTGGGCCGCCGCCTCGTGGGGGCCGGCGGATCTTGATGTGGCGCACTGCTCGGTCGGGCTCGCGCTTCTGCACGGCCCGGCCTGGGGGCTGCGGTTCGCTGCGGCGTACGAGGATGCCGGCGGGGTCCTGGCGGCGTCTGCGAGCGAGCGGCTGTACTGGCAGGTCCGGGACGGGATGGCGGCCTCGGAAGAAGTGGATCTGATCTCGCAGCCCTGGAGAGAGGCCGGAAGGACGGAGCTGACGACGCGCGTCGTGGCGGAACGGTTGGATGCCTATGTCACCGCCCTGATGGGCCGTTCTGCCTGA
- a CDS encoding bifunctional riboflavin kinase/FAD synthetase has translation MRVWHGLDEVGPDYGPSVVTIGNFDGVHRGHQEVLAHARARAEQLGGLPVVALTFDPHPIAVLRPDRAPATISEPAERARLLGDAGADAVLILPFDKETSNWSPQEFIDRVLVGTLQAKAVVVGENFRFGHRAAGHVDTLVEAGAVAGFQVEGLALKGDGQPWSSTAIRELVAAGDVEGAATALGRPLRVTGRVVEGDKRGRELGYPTANIPAEPGAAVPLDGVYAGWLTVLDPAPGAPAYGDPFPAAISVGSNPTFDGVDRRVESYVLDRDDLELYGSRIAVDFVARLRGSQIRFDSIDDLLVQMKADVDAARRLLTGDTPQ, from the coding sequence ATGCGTGTCTGGCACGGTTTGGACGAGGTGGGCCCCGACTACGGTCCGTCGGTGGTCACCATCGGCAACTTCGACGGTGTGCACCGCGGCCACCAGGAGGTGCTGGCGCACGCCCGGGCCCGGGCCGAGCAGCTCGGTGGGCTGCCGGTCGTCGCGCTCACCTTCGACCCGCACCCGATCGCGGTCCTGCGGCCCGACCGCGCGCCGGCGACGATCAGCGAGCCGGCCGAGCGAGCCCGGCTGCTCGGCGACGCGGGCGCGGACGCGGTGCTGATCCTGCCGTTCGACAAGGAGACCTCGAACTGGTCGCCGCAGGAGTTCATCGACCGGGTCCTGGTCGGCACACTGCAGGCCAAGGCGGTCGTGGTGGGCGAGAACTTCCGCTTCGGGCACCGGGCCGCCGGGCACGTCGACACGCTGGTCGAGGCCGGTGCGGTGGCCGGCTTCCAGGTCGAGGGACTGGCGCTCAAGGGCGACGGGCAGCCGTGGTCGTCGACCGCGATCCGCGAGCTCGTCGCCGCGGGTGACGTCGAGGGCGCCGCGACGGCGCTGGGCCGGCCGTTGCGGGTCACCGGGCGGGTCGTCGAGGGCGACAAGCGCGGCCGCGAGCTCGGCTACCCGACGGCGAACATCCCGGCCGAGCCGGGCGCCGCGGTCCCGCTCGACGGCGTGTACGCCGGCTGGCTGACCGTGCTCGACCCGGCACCGGGCGCCCCGGCGTACGGCGATCCGTTCCCGGCGGCGATCAGCGTCGGCAGCAACCCGACCTTCGACGGCGTCGACCGCCGGGTCGAGTCCTACGTGCTGGACCGCGACGACCTCGAGCTGTACGGGTCGCGGATCGCGGTGGACTTCGTCGCCCGGCTGCGCGGCTCGCAGATCCGGTTCGACTCGATCGACGACCTGCTGGTGCAGATGAAGGCCGACGTGGACGCCGCGCGCCGGCTGCTCACCGGCGACACGCCGCAGTGA